One Streptomyces sp. R28 DNA window includes the following coding sequences:
- a CDS encoding antibiotic biosynthesis monooxygenase family protein, which produces MLQENKHWSSGRWQVKEGSADEVIQRWREFLTWTKEAHQGFLGARLIRDLRNPTSFVSFATWQDLDSMRAWQGDPEFKERFDAAYVLCEDMQSSGYETVVDI; this is translated from the coding sequence ATGCTGCAGGAGAACAAGCACTGGTCCTCGGGACGGTGGCAGGTCAAAGAGGGCAGCGCCGACGAGGTCATCCAACGCTGGCGGGAATTCCTCACCTGGACCAAAGAAGCACACCAGGGGTTCCTCGGGGCCCGGCTGATCCGGGACCTCAGGAACCCGACGTCCTTCGTTTCCTTCGCCACCTGGCAGGACCTCGACTCGATGCGCGCCTGGCAGGGCGATCCCGAGTTCAAGGAGCGCTTCGACGCCGCCTACGTCCTGTGCGAGGACATGCAGAGCAGCGGCTACGAGACGGTCGTCGACATCTGA
- a CDS encoding NTP transferase domain-containing protein: MTEKEAPPVAGLLLAAGGGRRLGGRPKALLRHRGRPLVEHAVGVLRAAGCARVHVVLGAQAAAVRERAEFGDCVLVENPDWADGMGSSLRAGLDSLAGTGARAALVSLVDQPGIGEEAVARVLAAYEDETSLASAAYDGVRGHPVLFGAAHWAGIAATATGDRGARAYLKEREEAIRLVECGDVARPYDIDTEADLAHLE; the protein is encoded by the coding sequence ATGACGGAGAAAGAAGCACCCCCGGTCGCCGGTCTGCTCCTCGCCGCGGGCGGTGGACGACGGCTCGGCGGACGGCCCAAGGCACTCCTGCGGCACCGCGGCCGGCCGCTCGTCGAGCATGCCGTCGGGGTGCTGCGCGCGGCCGGCTGTGCCCGCGTGCACGTGGTGCTGGGCGCACAGGCCGCCGCGGTGCGGGAGCGGGCGGAGTTCGGCGACTGTGTGCTGGTGGAGAACCCCGACTGGGCCGACGGGATGGGGTCCTCCCTGCGCGCCGGGCTCGACTCGCTCGCCGGCACGGGGGCGAGGGCGGCACTCGTCTCGCTCGTCGACCAGCCCGGCATCGGGGAGGAGGCGGTCGCGCGCGTGCTCGCCGCGTACGAGGACGAGACGTCTCTCGCCTCGGCCGCCTACGACGGCGTACGCGGGCATCCCGTTCTCTTCGGCGCCGCCCACTGGGCGGGCATCGCGGCGACTGCGACCGGCGATCGAGGGGCACGCGCCTATCTGAAGGAGCGTGAGGAGGCGATCCGTCTCGTCGAGTGCGGGGATGTGGCGCGGCCTTACGACATCGACACGGAGGCCGATCTCGCCCACCTTGAGTAA
- a CDS encoding DUF5955 family protein has translation MLRSLGQRPVTGSDEDPRVAELRTAVSRLRRELAAHPSEFPDRAIAEDELGTLAAMMIDGAPEIPRLRRSLLLIAGAIGSVSALSRGLSDVRDAVDLFGEPPRR, from the coding sequence GTGTTGCGGAGCTTGGGACAGAGGCCGGTGACGGGCAGCGACGAGGACCCGAGGGTGGCGGAACTGCGGACGGCGGTGTCCCGTCTGCGCCGCGAACTCGCCGCGCATCCCTCCGAGTTCCCCGACCGGGCCATCGCCGAGGACGAACTCGGCACGCTGGCCGCGATGATGATCGACGGGGCGCCGGAGATTCCGCGACTGCGCAGGTCGCTGCTGCTGATCGCCGGCGCGATCGGGTCGGTCAGCGCGCTGTCCCGGGGCCTGTCGGACGTACGCGACGCGGTGGACCTGTTCGGGGAACCGCCGCGCCGCTGA